The Streptomyces aurantiacus genome includes a region encoding these proteins:
- a CDS encoding nuclear transport factor 2 family protein has translation MGLVLKDTRAAVEAYLAALNAHDADAVAACVAENFVNEHTSSLGHSRRGRAEYRAALTGFLENFGDLHYAPEGVLVDGESAAVPYVMTFLMRSAGDRPVRVRGVFVFTVAGGLITRRTDYWDSGEVQRQLA, from the coding sequence GTGGGGCTCGTCCTGAAAGACACCCGCGCCGCCGTCGAGGCCTACCTCGCGGCACTGAACGCGCACGACGCCGACGCCGTGGCCGCCTGCGTGGCCGAGAACTTCGTCAACGAGCACACGTCGTCGCTGGGACACAGCCGCAGGGGCCGCGCCGAGTACCGCGCCGCGCTGACCGGGTTCCTCGAGAACTTCGGGGACCTGCACTACGCGCCCGAGGGCGTCCTCGTCGACGGCGAGTCGGCCGCGGTGCCGTACGTCATGACGTTTCTGATGCGGTCGGCGGGCGACCGCCCCGTACGAGTGCGCGGGGTCTTCGTGTTCACCGTCGCCGGCGGCCTCATCACGCGTCGCACGGACTACTGGGACAGCGGTGAGGTGCAGCGGCAGCTCGCCTGA
- a CDS encoding flavin reductase family protein produces MNVIDMSGRSPAQKQGLLSQLVVPRPIAMITTLDPDGGVNVAPYSYYMPVSGEPPLIAVTIGAQREATREPKDTWLNIERTGEFVVNVTTAEIAEHIEAVAREYPRGVSEMDVADWRSVPSQVVDTPSLADSPAHLECRVHEVIDRGDHTSCFSGVHIVLAEVVCITTDDSLMSAPGRVDPTRVRAVGRMGFPWFVAAGEESIFHQARVSYAELDRADRSAN; encoded by the coding sequence TTGAACGTCATCGACATGTCAGGACGCTCCCCGGCACAGAAGCAGGGCCTGCTCTCACAACTGGTGGTACCGCGGCCGATCGCGATGATCACCACACTCGACCCGGACGGAGGGGTCAACGTCGCGCCGTACAGCTACTACATGCCGGTCAGCGGCGAGCCCCCGCTGATCGCCGTCACCATCGGCGCCCAGCGGGAGGCGACCCGTGAGCCGAAGGACACGTGGCTCAACATCGAGCGCACGGGCGAGTTCGTCGTCAACGTCACCACCGCCGAGATCGCCGAGCACATCGAGGCGGTGGCCCGCGAATACCCTCGCGGTGTCAGCGAGATGGACGTCGCCGACTGGCGATCGGTGCCCTCACAGGTCGTCGACACGCCGTCGCTGGCCGACAGCCCCGCGCACCTGGAGTGCCGGGTGCACGAGGTGATCGACCGCGGCGACCACACCTCCTGCTTCTCGGGCGTGCACATCGTCCTCGCCGAGGTCGTCTGCATCACCACCGACGACTCGCTCATGTCCGCCCCGGGCCGCGTCGACCCCACCCGGGTCCGAGCGGTCGGGCGGATGGGCTTCCCGTGGTTCGTCGCCGCGGGGGAGGAGTCCATCTTCCACCAGGCGCGTGTCTCCTACGCCGAGCTCGACCGGGCCGACCGGTCCGCCAACTGA
- a CDS encoding flavin reductase family protein has translation MPTPSTDHAVKRRPVIRQDPQAYRDGLSSMVTSVCVVTTEVDGQRYGFTANSVTSVSMDPPLISVCLADTADVHPAFSQAESVAVNVLASDQHPVAQAFATAGVDRFASARFSPGELGPPLLDGATVSLEGVVHQRLTAGDHTIILIEVAGVVVDGGEPLTYQGRRFHTLNPLEPTALQPTGKDPS, from the coding sequence ATGCCCACCCCCTCCACGGATCACGCCGTCAAGCGCCGGCCGGTCATCCGCCAAGACCCGCAGGCGTACCGCGACGGACTGTCCTCGATGGTCACGTCTGTCTGTGTAGTAACCACCGAAGTGGACGGGCAGCGGTACGGTTTCACCGCCAACTCGGTGACCAGCGTGTCGATGGACCCGCCGCTGATCTCGGTCTGTCTGGCCGACACCGCAGACGTCCACCCGGCCTTCAGCCAGGCCGAGTCGGTCGCCGTCAACGTCCTGGCATCCGACCAGCACCCGGTGGCGCAGGCGTTCGCGACGGCCGGCGTCGACAGGTTCGCTTCGGCGCGCTTCAGTCCGGGTGAGCTCGGTCCACCCCTGCTCGACGGCGCCACCGTGTCGCTCGAGGGCGTCGTGCACCAGCGCCTCACCGCCGGCGACCACACGATCATCCTGATCGAGGTGGCCGGTGTGGTGGTCGACGGAGGGGAGCCGCTCACCTATCAGGGTCGCCGGTTCCATACTCTGAACCCGCTGGAGCCGACCGCCCTGCAGCCGACCGGAAAGGATCCGTCATGA
- a CDS encoding ABC transporter permease, protein MSAASLTDGDDLARRFLARLRPGRDGWMTAGLTAVLVAVAAGASALLLVLTGGSPSASADAIWTGSLADATGWTTTLLNTAPLLLVAVGACVCASAGTFNIGQEGQVLIGGLVGAWVGLRLAVPGPTLVVVVLVAAAVGGGAWAALSAVMLRLRGVNVPVSTLLMTFLAIQLVTFAVSTPWLQESAQGSSGITDAASNPLPAGARLGGFGQYPSVQWNIGLFIALVAAVGVAVVLTRSRWGFRVRMLGLNPLTAKHTGVRVAALGGFALALSGAFAGLAGGLLLVSPVGTNRLQAGLSDNFGWDGLLVALVARNRPLVAIPVSLVFAVLRAGGDFLSATGVPYYLVDVVKALLVLAFVAPPVLVDLFRRRRGATPRATPGLSVVPTKVKAAA, encoded by the coding sequence ATGAGTGCCGCCTCGCTGACGGACGGGGACGACCTCGCCCGGCGCTTCCTCGCCCGGCTTCGGCCCGGGCGCGACGGCTGGATGACGGCGGGCCTGACCGCCGTACTGGTCGCCGTCGCCGCGGGCGCCTCCGCGCTGCTGCTCGTACTGACCGGTGGCTCGCCTAGTGCTTCGGCGGACGCGATATGGACCGGAAGTCTGGCCGACGCGACGGGATGGACGACGACGCTCCTCAACACGGCGCCGTTGCTGCTGGTCGCGGTCGGTGCGTGCGTCTGCGCGTCGGCCGGCACGTTCAACATCGGCCAGGAGGGACAGGTCCTCATCGGCGGCCTGGTCGGAGCATGGGTCGGGCTGCGGCTGGCCGTGCCCGGCCCGACGCTGGTCGTCGTGGTGCTGGTCGCCGCGGCCGTCGGCGGTGGCGCCTGGGCCGCGCTCAGCGCGGTGATGCTCCGCCTGCGCGGCGTCAACGTCCCGGTGAGCACCCTGCTGATGACGTTCCTCGCCATCCAGCTCGTCACGTTCGCGGTCAGCACGCCGTGGCTGCAGGAGAGCGCGCAGGGCTCCTCGGGCATCACCGACGCGGCGTCCAACCCCCTGCCGGCAGGCGCCCGGCTCGGCGGCTTCGGGCAGTACCCGTCGGTGCAGTGGAACATCGGCCTGTTCATCGCCCTCGTCGCCGCTGTCGGTGTCGCCGTGGTCCTCACCCGCAGCCGGTGGGGCTTCAGGGTGCGCATGCTCGGACTGAACCCGCTGACCGCCAAGCACACCGGAGTGAGGGTGGCCGCGCTCGGCGGCTTCGCCCTGGCACTGTCCGGAGCCTTCGCGGGGCTGGCTGGCGGGCTGCTGCTGGTCAGCCCGGTCGGCACCAACCGCCTGCAGGCCGGGCTCTCGGACAACTTCGGCTGGGACGGTCTGCTCGTCGCGCTCGTCGCACGCAACCGGCCCCTGGTCGCGATCCCGGTGTCGCTGGTGTTCGCCGTACTGCGCGCGGGCGGCGATTTCCTCTCCGCCACGGGCGTGCCGTACTACCTCGTCGATGTCGTCAAAGCACTGCTGGTCCTCGCGTTCGTCGCGCCTCCCGTGCTCGTCGATCTTTTCCGCCGGCGTCGCGGTGCCACACCGCGGGCGACGCCCGGCCTGTCCGTAGTCCCGACCAAGGTGAAGGCAGCCGCGTGA
- a CDS encoding ABC transporter permease: MSVLDSTTTILASGVRLTVPLAFAACGEYVAERAGTMNISVEAMMLGAAFTSIATASATGSATAGLVAGVVTGLVLGFTHGNLSHRAQINTFVVGLVLNALVLGLTSYLITTNEFVSHQVDVLSIPLLQDIPLLGKPLFSERWPAFLLFALVPLTWWLVERSRWGLELRAVGENPQAADVTGIKVNMRRRQALLWAGALAGLGGAYLAVGEVGSFNQNMTAGRGYLVIAAVIFGAWRLGRTMLGCLVFGLSDAMRLALPALGVTLNAQLLVAAPYLLALLAMLLFATQHREPGALGRPFERGST, translated from the coding sequence GTGAGCGTTCTGGACAGCACCACCACCATTCTCGCCAGCGGTGTCCGGCTGACCGTGCCTCTGGCGTTCGCCGCCTGCGGTGAGTACGTGGCCGAGCGCGCCGGCACGATGAACATCTCCGTCGAGGCGATGATGCTCGGCGCCGCGTTCACCTCGATCGCCACCGCGAGCGCGACCGGCAGCGCCACCGCCGGCCTCGTGGCGGGCGTCGTGACGGGCCTCGTTCTCGGCTTCACGCACGGCAACCTCTCCCACCGGGCACAGATCAATACTTTCGTCGTCGGCCTGGTGCTGAACGCGCTGGTGCTCGGGCTGACGAGCTACCTGATCACGACGAACGAGTTCGTCTCGCACCAGGTAGACGTGTTGTCGATCCCGCTGCTGCAGGACATCCCCCTCCTCGGCAAGCCGCTGTTCTCCGAACGCTGGCCGGCCTTCCTGCTGTTCGCGCTGGTGCCGCTCACCTGGTGGCTGGTGGAGCGTAGCCGCTGGGGCCTGGAACTGCGGGCGGTGGGGGAGAACCCTCAGGCCGCCGACGTCACGGGCATCAAGGTGAACATGCGGCGCCGGCAGGCTCTGCTGTGGGCCGGCGCTCTGGCCGGTCTCGGTGGCGCCTACCTCGCGGTCGGCGAGGTCGGATCGTTCAACCAGAACATGACCGCCGGGCGCGGATACCTCGTCATCGCCGCCGTGATCTTCGGGGCGTGGCGGCTCGGCCGGACCATGCTCGGCTGCCTGGTCTTCGGCCTCTCCGACGCGATGCGCCTGGCGCTCCCGGCACTCGGCGTCACCCTCAACGCCCAGCTGCTCGTCGCGGCCCCGTACCTCCTGGCGCTGCTGGCCATGCTCCTGTTCGCCACGCAACACCGGGAACCCGGCGCGCTCGGCCGTCCCTTCGAGCGTGGGTCGACGTGA
- a CDS encoding ABC transporter ATP-binding protein, whose translation MTPTTSAARILELRGITKSYGSVTACDAVDLTVDAGEIHGLLGENGAGKSSLMKVLLGLIRRDAGTVLVRGEQVALDSPQEAAELGIGMVHQHFSLINGLTVWENVALGDTGAVNKQAICADIAEVAARYGLPVDPEARVDALSAGERQRVEVVKCLRRNPQILILDEPTSVLTQAESQELFAVLGRVVQEEGRAVILISHKLAEIVQATDRVTVLRKGAVAFRAVTAETTAPELARQMVGRDVSLHEEGAALGLLPVDTTRTGRGGAHDRPPPVLSLAGLTVEKGGVKVLQGVDLTVGEGEICALYGVEGSGQATLGEVLAGLVPPTTGTIEVAGRRVDVTRPGALGKAGLGIVPEDRHQSGVVLDMSVTENLTMKSLDKLSGRFLLRRSAMHAEARRLADEFNISAPSLDAPLRSLSGGNQQRVVLARELSGHTSVLVAAQPTHGLDVGAIEDMYARLRGAAADGVGVLLISTELEEVMALATWIAVISSGRITGALPVSEATPERLGMLVGGEAA comes from the coding sequence ATGACACCGACGACCTCAGCGGCCCGGATCCTCGAGCTGCGTGGCATCACCAAGTCCTACGGGTCCGTCACGGCCTGCGACGCCGTGGACCTCACCGTCGACGCCGGCGAGATCCACGGTCTCCTGGGCGAGAACGGGGCGGGCAAGTCCAGTCTCATGAAGGTTCTGCTCGGACTGATCCGGCGCGACGCCGGCACCGTGCTGGTGCGCGGTGAACAGGTCGCGCTGGACAGCCCGCAGGAGGCGGCCGAGCTGGGCATCGGCATGGTGCACCAGCACTTCAGCCTCATCAACGGGCTCACCGTGTGGGAGAACGTCGCACTCGGCGACACCGGCGCGGTGAACAAGCAGGCCATCTGCGCCGACATCGCCGAGGTCGCCGCGCGGTACGGGCTGCCGGTCGACCCCGAGGCGCGCGTCGACGCGCTCTCGGCGGGCGAGCGGCAGCGCGTCGAGGTGGTCAAGTGTCTGCGGCGCAACCCTCAGATCCTGATCCTCGACGAGCCCACCTCGGTGCTGACCCAGGCCGAGTCGCAGGAGCTGTTCGCCGTGCTCGGCCGGGTGGTGCAGGAGGAGGGCCGCGCCGTCATCCTCATCAGCCACAAGCTCGCCGAGATCGTGCAGGCCACGGACCGGGTGACGGTCCTGCGCAAGGGCGCTGTCGCCTTCCGGGCGGTCACCGCCGAGACCACCGCGCCGGAACTGGCCCGCCAGATGGTGGGCCGTGACGTGTCGCTGCACGAGGAGGGAGCCGCCCTCGGCCTGCTGCCGGTCGACACGACCCGCACGGGCCGGGGCGGGGCCCACGACCGGCCCCCGCCCGTCCTGAGCCTGGCCGGGCTCACCGTCGAAAAGGGCGGGGTGAAGGTTCTTCAAGGAGTCGACCTGACCGTGGGCGAGGGCGAGATCTGCGCCCTCTACGGCGTCGAGGGCAGCGGCCAGGCGACGCTCGGCGAAGTCCTCGCCGGGCTGGTCCCGCCGACCACCGGCACCATCGAGGTCGCCGGCCGCAGGGTCGACGTGACCCGGCCCGGCGCGCTCGGAAAGGCCGGTCTCGGCATCGTGCCGGAGGACCGGCATCAAAGCGGCGTCGTCCTCGACATGAGTGTCACCGAAAACCTGACGATGAAGTCGCTCGACAAACTCAGCGGCCGGTTCCTGCTGCGCCGGAGCGCGATGCACGCCGAGGCCCGTCGCCTCGCGGACGAGTTCAACATCAGCGCGCCCTCGCTCGACGCGCCGCTGCGCAGCCTCTCCGGAGGCAACCAGCAGCGCGTCGTACTCGCCCGGGAACTGTCAGGTCACACCAGCGTCCTGGTGGCCGCGCAGCCCACCCACGGGCTGGACGTCGGCGCCATCGAGGACATGTACGCCCGGCTGCGCGGGGCGGCCGCGGACGGCGTCGGAGTGCTGCTCATCTCCACCGAACTCGAGGAAGTCATGGCCCTTGCAACCTGGATCGCGGTGATCTCGTCCGGGCGGATCACCGGAGCCCTCCCCGTCTCGGAGGCGACTCCCGAGCGACTGGGCATGCTGGTCGGCGGTGAGGCCGCATGA
- a CDS encoding VOC family protein — MTTGLTSARWTHVALPTGDLDKAIAFYTTLTPLVVVERFKDADGESVWLSNDQQAETPFVLVLVSFNKDKGAQLGLLHPFAHLGIEVPAREDVDALADRARELGCLHWEPRQMPEPVGYICALKDPDGNVVEISHDQRVFTSVRKKWGSS, encoded by the coding sequence GTGACCACCGGTCTCACCTCGGCACGCTGGACTCACGTCGCGCTGCCGACCGGCGATCTCGACAAGGCGATCGCGTTCTACACCACCCTGACTCCGCTGGTCGTGGTCGAGCGGTTCAAGGACGCCGACGGCGAGAGCGTCTGGCTCTCCAACGACCAGCAGGCCGAGACGCCGTTCGTACTCGTCCTGGTGTCGTTCAACAAGGACAAGGGCGCCCAGCTGGGCCTGCTGCACCCGTTCGCGCACCTCGGCATCGAGGTGCCGGCGCGGGAGGACGTCGACGCGCTCGCGGACCGGGCCCGCGAGCTCGGCTGCCTGCACTGGGAGCCGAGGCAGATGCCCGAACCCGTCGGCTACATCTGCGCTCTGAAGGATCCCGACGGCAACGTCGTCGAGATCTCCCACGACCAGCGGGTCTTCACCTCGGTCCGCAAGAAGTGGGGCTCGTCCTGA
- a CDS encoding BMP family ABC transporter substrate-binding protein: MTAGRSLWRSRAALGLALTGALALSGCASNDATAPKATAAATGGSGGSGLNEPDVNGDGKVVIGVLSPGDINDRGYYESFVDSADAYAKEKSWTVIKRGSVPASDALSAARALCQQHVDMVALAASELKAAIPASEEPVCAKTAWYVPSSANIDQTPRIMLSSDNPNQSMLAAGYAAGLKMKAGGYTKAGFVTGIKADFSVLGAKAFLAGIREVVPKATLVSTYTGDFNDSAKAKEAIQAQISQGAKVIYPYLGGATDAAAQVANASGVLTLTPGTDRCASTSPKFDISVIFSPGDYFRAALEDFAKDDLKMGTPRVWQLGVDPYPTIKICKGQGDEDQRLAEFMKKIGNKEIDPEAEVKRLG; encoded by the coding sequence ATGACTGCAGGCAGATCTCTCTGGCGTAGTAGGGCGGCGCTCGGCCTCGCCCTCACAGGAGCCCTCGCGCTCTCCGGCTGCGCCAGCAACGACGCGACGGCACCCAAGGCGACCGCCGCGGCCACTGGCGGCAGCGGCGGATCGGGCCTCAACGAGCCCGACGTCAACGGCGACGGCAAGGTCGTCATCGGTGTCCTCAGCCCCGGTGACATCAACGACCGCGGCTACTACGAGAGTTTCGTCGACTCGGCGGACGCCTACGCCAAGGAGAAGAGCTGGACGGTCATCAAGCGCGGCAGCGTGCCCGCGAGCGACGCGCTCAGCGCCGCCCGCGCGCTGTGCCAGCAGCACGTCGACATGGTCGCGCTCGCCGCGAGTGAGCTCAAGGCCGCCATCCCGGCCTCCGAGGAGCCGGTCTGCGCCAAGACCGCCTGGTACGTGCCGTCGTCGGCGAACATCGACCAGACCCCGCGGATCATGCTGTCCTCCGACAACCCCAACCAGTCGATGCTCGCCGCCGGCTACGCCGCGGGCCTGAAGATGAAGGCGGGCGGCTACACCAAGGCCGGATTCGTCACCGGCATCAAGGCCGACTTCAGTGTCCTGGGAGCGAAGGCATTCCTCGCCGGTATCCGGGAGGTCGTCCCCAAGGCCACCCTGGTGAGCACCTACACCGGTGACTTCAACGACTCGGCGAAGGCCAAGGAAGCCATCCAGGCCCAGATCAGCCAGGGTGCCAAGGTCATCTACCCCTACCTCGGGGGCGCGACCGACGCCGCGGCGCAGGTGGCGAACGCGAGCGGCGTGCTGACCCTCACTCCGGGCACCGACCGGTGCGCCTCGACCAGCCCGAAGTTCGACATCTCGGTGATCTTCAGCCCGGGTGACTACTTCCGGGCCGCGCTGGAGGACTTCGCCAAGGACGACCTGAAGATGGGCACGCCGCGCGTGTGGCAGCTGGGCGTCGACCCCTACCCGACCATCAAGATCTGCAAGGGCCAGGGCGACGAGGACCAGCGGCTGGCGGAGTTCATGAAGAAGATCGGCAACAAGGAGATCGACCCGGAGGCCGAGGTCAAGCGCCTCGGCTGA
- a CDS encoding aldo/keto reductase gives MRYRILGGTGIEVSQLCLGTMMFGAWGNTDEAECHRMVATALDAGVNVVDTADVYAFGESEEIVGRALKGRRDDVVLVSKVASRMPAGPLDRNRGGTSRLWITHAVEDSLRRLGTDHLDVYLVHRPDPHTDVEETLGALSDLVRAGKVRAIGSSSFPAEEIVEAQWAARRGGRERFTVEQLSYSLLARHAEAAALPTAQRHRMGVMVWSPLNGGWLTGKYRAGAEPAGDSRALRNSEHFDFADEQVRTRKLAVVEELVRVAAEEGCTLVELALRFVLAHPGVTSAVMGARTHDQLLSQLTAVDRPLSTEALDRIDALVAPGSVLNPLDVGHTPPALETAALRRR, from the coding sequence GTGCGCTACCGGATTCTGGGTGGGACGGGCATCGAGGTGAGTCAGCTGTGCCTGGGGACGATGATGTTCGGCGCCTGGGGCAACACCGACGAGGCGGAGTGCCACCGCATGGTGGCGACGGCGCTGGACGCCGGGGTCAACGTCGTCGACACCGCCGACGTGTACGCCTTCGGCGAGTCGGAGGAGATCGTCGGCCGGGCCCTGAAGGGACGGCGCGACGACGTCGTCCTGGTGTCGAAGGTCGCGAGCCGGATGCCCGCCGGCCCGCTCGACCGCAACCGGGGCGGCACCTCCCGGCTGTGGATCACACATGCCGTGGAGGACAGCCTGCGCCGGCTGGGGACGGACCACCTGGACGTGTACCTCGTCCACCGTCCCGATCCCCACACCGACGTCGAGGAGACCCTCGGGGCGCTCAGCGACCTGGTGCGGGCGGGCAAGGTACGGGCGATCGGCTCGTCGAGCTTCCCGGCCGAGGAGATCGTGGAGGCCCAGTGGGCGGCGCGGCGCGGTGGCCGCGAGCGGTTCACCGTGGAGCAGTTGTCGTACTCGCTCCTCGCCCGGCACGCGGAGGCCGCTGCCCTGCCCACCGCGCAGCGGCACCGTATGGGCGTCATGGTCTGGAGCCCGCTCAACGGCGGCTGGCTGACGGGCAAGTACCGGGCCGGCGCCGAACCGGCGGGAGACTCGCGCGCGCTGCGCAACAGCGAGCACTTCGACTTCGCCGACGAGCAGGTGCGTACGCGCAAGCTCGCCGTCGTCGAGGAGCTTGTCCGCGTGGCCGCCGAGGAGGGCTGCACGCTCGTCGAGCTGGCGCTGCGCTTCGTGCTCGCCCATCCCGGTGTCACCTCGGCCGTCATGGGCGCGCGCACCCACGACCAGCTCCTGTCGCAGCTCACCGCGGTGGACCGGCCCTTGTCGACCGAGGCGCTGGACAGGATCGACGCGCTGGTCGCGCCGGGCAGCGTCCTCAACCCGCTGGACGTCGGCCACACGCCGCCGGCGCTGGAGACCGCGGCGCTGCGCCGACGCTGA